One Acutalibacter muris DNA window includes the following coding sequences:
- a CDS encoding response regulator transcription factor — MAKILIVDDDTNICELLRLYIEKEGFEAAISNDGESALKKFDSFSPDLMLLDIMLPGLDGWQVCREIRKKSSCPIIMLTAKGEVFDKVLGLELGADDYVVKPFETKEVIARINAVLRRSGKGGDRLDNKEVSYENLVINLTNYELKVKGVQIDTPPKEMELIYHLASNPNRVFTRDQLLDEVWGFDYYGDSRTVDVHIKRLREKLEGVSEKWSLKTVWGVGYKFEVKD, encoded by the coding sequence ATGGCGAAAATTCTGATCGTTGACGACGATACCAATATATGTGAGCTTCTGCGACTCTATATCGAGAAGGAGGGCTTTGAGGCGGCCATCTCCAACGACGGGGAGAGCGCGCTTAAAAAGTTCGACAGCTTCTCCCCGGACCTTATGCTTCTGGACATAATGCTCCCCGGCCTTGACGGCTGGCAGGTCTGCCGGGAGATACGCAAAAAATCCTCCTGCCCCATAATCATGCTGACCGCCAAGGGCGAGGTGTTCGACAAGGTCCTGGGGCTGGAGCTGGGGGCCGACGACTATGTGGTGAAGCCCTTTGAGACCAAGGAGGTCATCGCCAGAATAAACGCCGTGCTGCGCCGGAGCGGCAAGGGCGGCGACAGACTGGACAACAAGGAGGTCTCATATGAGAACCTGGTGATAAATCTTACAAACTATGAGCTGAAGGTGAAGGGCGTGCAGATAGATACCCCGCCCAAGGAGATGGAGCTTATCTATCACCTGGCCTCCAACCCCAACAGGGTCTTTACCAGGGACCAGCTTCTTGACGAGGTATGGGGCTTTGACTATTACGGCGACAGCCGCACGGTGGACGTGCACATAAAACGCCTTAGGGAGAAGCTGGAGGGGGTTTCGGAAAAGTGGAGCCTGAAGACCGTCTGGGGCGTTGGCTATAAGTTTGAGGTGAAGGACTAG
- a CDS encoding sensor histidine kinase, with amino-acid sequence MQRSIFKRYLSITMAIIFLSFTMLGTVTLVFFGRYWRQEKKELLTQNATSIAQAASRFLHEKSEGKYELQGEALMLFMESFSTSIDADIFITDLDGNVLLGSYACSRVEGIDKAPPPLVEKASQGLYEGRGRFDGLYRENYYIIAVPMAATEGGPQVGVVFATTSPASMNVIQLEAFKIFLVAAGLALLITFCVVGIFAYRLVRPLRLMSAAARSFGAGDFSVRVPVTSEDEMGQLAMSFNNMANSLTNSEGMRRSFIANVSHELKTPMTTIAGFIDGILDGTIPQDEQDKYLHIVSDEVKRLSRLVKSMLDLSRIDSGDMKIHPSHFDITHTVVNTLLTFEQSIDEKGIEIAGLEDAAPMQVYGDPDLLHQVVYNLVENAVKFTNQGGTIRVQIIDSVDRTVVAIENTGPGIAAEDLPMVFDRFYKGDKSRSRDKNGMGLGLYLVRTILQLHGGNIQVSSVQGQYCRFEFYVPKPQEAPRLKEAGQKPKENAPKLREPRVKKQKKPDIKPETERSKDDE; translated from the coding sequence ATGCAGAGGAGCATATTCAAACGCTATCTCTCCATCACCATGGCTATAATCTTCCTGAGCTTTACCATGCTGGGGACGGTGACCCTGGTCTTCTTCGGCCGGTACTGGCGGCAGGAGAAAAAGGAGCTGCTGACCCAGAACGCCACCTCCATCGCCCAGGCGGCCAGCCGGTTTCTGCATGAGAAGTCCGAGGGCAAGTACGAGCTGCAGGGGGAGGCGCTCATGCTGTTTATGGAGAGCTTTTCCACCAGCATAGACGCGGACATCTTCATCACGGATCTTGACGGCAACGTGCTGCTGGGCAGTTACGCCTGCAGCAGGGTGGAGGGTATAGACAAGGCCCCGCCGCCCTTGGTGGAGAAGGCCTCCCAGGGGCTCTATGAGGGCCGGGGACGCTTTGACGGGCTCTATAGGGAGAACTACTATATCATCGCCGTGCCCATGGCTGCCACGGAGGGCGGGCCCCAGGTGGGGGTGGTCTTCGCCACCACCAGTCCGGCGTCCATGAACGTCATACAGCTGGAGGCCTTCAAGATATTTCTTGTGGCGGCGGGGCTGGCACTGCTTATAACCTTCTGCGTGGTGGGAATATTTGCCTATAGGCTGGTGCGTCCACTCCGGCTGATGTCTGCGGCGGCAAGGAGCTTTGGCGCGGGGGACTTCTCCGTGCGGGTGCCTGTCACCAGCGAGGACGAGATGGGGCAGCTGGCTATGTCCTTCAACAATATGGCAAACTCCCTTACAAACTCCGAGGGTATGCGCCGCAGCTTCATTGCCAACGTGTCTCACGAGCTGAAAACCCCCATGACCACTATAGCCGGCTTTATAGACGGCATTTTGGACGGCACCATACCCCAGGACGAGCAGGACAAATATCTGCATATAGTCTCCGACGAGGTCAAGCGGCTCTCTAGGCTTGTGAAGTCCATGCTGGACCTTTCAAGGATAGACAGCGGCGATATGAAGATACACCCAAGCCATTTTGACATTACCCACACTGTGGTGAACACCCTTTTGACCTTTGAGCAGAGCATCGACGAAAAGGGGATAGAGATAGCGGGCCTGGAGGACGCCGCGCCAATGCAGGTGTACGGCGACCCGGACCTTTTGCACCAGGTGGTGTATAATCTGGTGGAGAACGCGGTAAAATTTACCAATCAGGGCGGAACTATCCGTGTGCAGATAATAGACAGCGTGGACCGCACCGTGGTGGCCATAGAGAACACCGGGCCGGGGATAGCGGCGGAGGACCTGCCCATGGTCTTCGACCGCTTCTATAAGGGGGATAAATCCCGCAGCCGGGACAAGAACGGCATGGGCCTGGGGCTGTATCTGGTGAGGACCATATTGCAGCTTCACGGCGGCAATATTCAGGTGAGCTCGGTACAGGGGCAATACTGCCGCTTTGAGTTCTACGTGCCAAAGCCCCAGGAGGCCCCGCGGCTGAAGGAGGCCGGGCAGAAGCCCAAAGAGAACGCGCCGAAGCTAAGGGAGCCCAGGGTCAAAAAGCAGAAAAAGCCGGATATAAAGCCGGAGACCGAAAGGAGTAAAGATGATGAGTGA
- a CDS encoding S1C family serine protease, producing the protein MSEWKEGVPEEPERENVQIETEPGENGEDMQIPVEASLPPDGAIEPMPPETLEPVMPPEPYRQPQPEYSYYQQPQVQPGYAEYQSAVQQPVFQQPMYPPQPQPYQGYQPQQPVQQPVQQYQYPQQVYQPQPPYPPYQGTYTAQAPAKRRMSTGAKVFLIIAGIFALAGISAAVIYFALAVGNSSVAPEREPFFGYEVPDDDDGSEPWEDEDPDFGVAPPEEEESHPEVDVTPNTDGIAISPRPSGSTMDAEGVYNRVVTSTVTVSAKLTQEGASTGESTGTGIIATSDGYIITNSHVVLNSRSAKVTVTTFDGLEYEAVVVGVDRTTDLAVLKTNDHNFVPAEFGDAEELSVGEWVLAIGNPGGARFSSSLTRGIISGLDREVGKYSEEGMTYIQTDAAINPGNSGGPLVNMYGQVVGINSSKIVTEGYEGMGFAIPVSKAQPIINELLSGGYIKGRTRLGIMCREVGSAMSEMYNVPRGLQITEFNEDCSLIGTDAEPGDIIIAIEGETVESLRDVSNLLLRYSPGDQVTLTLYRPAQTFGQKGRELEVEITLLEDKGETQD; encoded by the coding sequence ATGAGTGAATGGAAAGAGGGCGTCCCGGAGGAGCCTGAGAGGGAAAATGTGCAGATAGAGACGGAGCCGGGGGAGAACGGAGAGGATATGCAGATACCCGTCGAAGCCTCATTGCCTCCTGACGGAGCTATAGAGCCCATGCCGCCAGAGACACTGGAGCCGGTCATGCCGCCCGAGCCATACCGGCAGCCCCAGCCGGAGTATTCGTACTATCAGCAGCCCCAGGTACAACCTGGATATGCTGAATATCAGTCTGCTGTTCAGCAGCCGGTTTTTCAACAGCCAATGTACCCGCCCCAGCCCCAGCCGTACCAGGGATATCAGCCCCAGCAGCCGGTACAGCAGCCTGTGCAGCAGTACCAGTACCCGCAGCAGGTATACCAGCCGCAGCCACCCTATCCGCCGTACCAGGGCACATATACAGCCCAGGCCCCGGCGAAAAGGAGGATGTCCACAGGGGCCAAGGTGTTTCTCATTATAGCGGGCATTTTTGCCCTTGCGGGTATATCTGCGGCGGTGATATATTTTGCCCTGGCTGTGGGCAATTCCAGCGTAGCGCCGGAAAGGGAACCCTTCTTCGGCTATGAGGTGCCCGACGATGACGATGGCTCAGAGCCCTGGGAGGACGAAGACCCCGACTTCGGCGTTGCCCCTCCTGAAGAGGAGGAGAGCCACCCGGAGGTGGACGTGACCCCCAATACCGACGGCATCGCCATAAGCCCCAGGCCCTCGGGCTCCACCATGGACGCAGAGGGGGTATATAACCGGGTCGTCACCTCTACGGTCACCGTTTCCGCAAAGCTTACCCAGGAGGGGGCCAGCACCGGCGAGAGCACCGGCACCGGAATTATCGCCACCAGCGACGGGTATATAATTACCAACTCCCATGTGGTGCTGAACTCCCGCTCCGCCAAGGTGACTGTGACTACCTTTGACGGCCTGGAGTATGAAGCTGTGGTGGTGGGCGTGGACAGGACTACGGATTTGGCGGTATTAAAGACCAACGACCACAACTTTGTCCCCGCAGAATTCGGAGACGCGGAGGAGCTGTCCGTGGGGGAGTGGGTGCTGGCCATAGGCAACCCCGGCGGCGCGCGCTTCTCAAGCTCCCTGACCCGGGGGATAATCTCCGGCCTTGACCGTGAGGTGGGCAAGTACAGCGAGGAGGGCATGACCTATATCCAGACCGACGCGGCCATAAACCCCGGCAACTCCGGCGGGCCACTGGTGAATATGTATGGTCAGGTGGTGGGTATAAACTCCTCCAAAATAGTCACCGAGGGCTATGAGGGCATGGGCTTTGCCATACCTGTCAGTAAGGCCCAGCCAATAATCAACGAGCTGCTCTCCGGCGGATATATCAAGGGCCGCACCCGCTTAGGCATCATGTGCCGTGAGGTGGGCTCCGCCATGTCGGAGATGTACAACGTCCCCCGGGGGCTCCAGATAACCGAGTTTAACGAGGACTGTAGTCTGATAGGTACCGACGCGGAGCCCGGGGACATTATAATTGCTATTGAGGGCGAGACCGTGGAGAGCCTTAGGGACGTGTCGAACCTGCTCCTGCGCTACTCCCCCGGGGACCAGGTGACCTTGACCCTGTACCGGCCCGCCCAGACCTTCGGCCAGAAGGGCAGAGAGCTGGAGGTGGAGATAACTCTCCTTGAGGATAAGGGCGAGACCCAGGATTAA
- a CDS encoding RNA polymerase sigma factor: MRGDYEILTRLRDRDQAALETAIRRYSGYVAAVVKKTLGDDCARQDIEELTADAFVALWANAGKLRDDSDLKYWLAIVVRNASLRRRQKSVSTVPLEENLVFDRTPATQAEKRERIRQVREAVDGLEPVDREIFLRHYFWHQPVQQIAREMDKNSSAIKSRLARGREKLRKILLKEDCPI, encoded by the coding sequence ATGCGCGGAGATTACGAGATACTCACGCGTCTGAGGGACCGGGACCAGGCGGCCCTGGAGACGGCCATACGCCGCTATTCCGGGTACGTGGCGGCGGTGGTGAAGAAGACCCTTGGAGACGACTGCGCAAGGCAGGACATCGAGGAACTGACCGCGGACGCGTTCGTGGCCCTTTGGGCCAACGCGGGTAAGCTCAGGGATGACAGCGACCTGAAATATTGGCTGGCCATAGTTGTGCGCAACGCAAGCCTTAGAAGAAGGCAGAAGAGTGTCAGCACCGTGCCGCTGGAGGAAAACCTGGTCTTTGACAGGACCCCCGCCACCCAAGCCGAGAAGCGGGAGCGCATACGGCAGGTGCGGGAGGCGGTCGACGGACTGGAGCCCGTCGATCGGGAGATATTCCTAAGACATTATTTTTGGCACCAGCCGGTGCAGCAGATTGCCAGGGAGATGGATAAAAACTCCTCGGCCATTAAGAGCCGGCTGGCTCGGGGCCGAGAGAAGCTGAGAAAAATATTGTTAAAGGAGGACTGTCCTATATGA